The Vibrio rhizosphaerae genome contains the following window.
ACCGATACCGACGGGAATGGTGTCTCCCTGATACCAAGGGGTTCGGTGGCGAGCCATTTTCCACTCTCTGGTCGGCATGTTGGCTTTACTTTCTTCAAAGATATCAATCCCGGTGTATTCCCCGTAACCGAACATCTTCATCCAGCGTGACAGGCGATCAATCCCCATATCATAAGCGACTTGATAGAAGAACGTATCAACGGACTCTTCCAGTGCTTTGGTGATGTTGACTTTACCATGTCCCCATCTTAACCAGTCCCGGAAAGGTTTCGTTTTTGAATTGGGAATTCGCCAGTATCCCGGATCATTCCGGGTTGTGGTGGGGGTGATCACACCTTCTTGTAATGCGGAGACGGCAATTAACGGTTTCACTGTGGATGCCGGCGGATAGATCCCCAATGTGGCTCGATTGACCAGAGGATGGTCTTTATCTTCCAGCAGCGCACGGTAATCTTTGCCGGTAATCCCGTGGACAAAAGCATTAGGGTCATAGCTTGGACTGGAAACCATTGCCAGAACGCCGTTATCTTTCGGGTCGAGGACGACCGCGGAGCCTCTTTTGCCATCAAGCAAATGATAAACGTAACGTTGTAGATTAATGTCTATATTCAGAACCAGATCCTTGCCCGGCACAGGAGGCACATATTTGAGGGTGCGGATAACGCGCCCACGGCTGTTGACTTCAACTTCCTGATAACCGGGCATTCCATGGAGAATATCTTCATAGTAGCGCTCGATACCGAGCTTACCGATATCACGGGTTGCCTGATAGTTTGCCTCTTTTGCTTCTCGCTTGAGTCGTTCAATGTCCCGATCATTGATTCGGGAAACATAGCCGATCACATGAGTCAGCATTTTACCGAAAGGATAGTAACGTTTCAGCCGGGCTGTGACGGCAACGCCGGGGTATTTATATTGATTGACTGAAAATTTAGCGACTTCTTCCGGCGTCAATTGTGTCAGAATCGGCACGGAATTGAAGCGTCGGGTTTGGCGTAATTCTTTGCGGAAAGAATCAACTTGTTCCGGTGAAATATCAAGGATTTGTCTTAATTGCTGAATGGTCTCATTCATATCATCGACTTGTTCCGGGGTAATTTCCAAATCGAAGATCGGGCGATTTTCCGCCAGTAGCACACCATTGCGGTCATAAATCAGCCCGCGGTTCGGGGCGATTGGGACAATTTTAATCCGATTGTCGTTAGAGCGGGTTCTGTAATCCTGAAATTGCACGACCTGAAGGGTATACAAGTTTGCGATTAACACACCAACCAGAATGATAATCGCTAAAAAGGAGATAATAGCCCTGTTTCGAAACAGACTGTCTTCTGACTTGTAGTCTCGGATCTGACTGCGTTTGCGAAGCATCTTGTTCTATTCTCGATGATAAGGATGGTTGGTCGTGACACTCCAGGCCCGGTACAAACTTTCAGCCATCACAATACGGACTAAAGGATGAGGGAGCGTGAGTGGTGATAAAGACCAGCTCTGTTCTGCGGCTTGTTTGCAGGCCGGAGCTAACCCTTCCGGCCCGCCGATGAGGATTGAGACATGACGGCCATCTAATTTCCAGCTTTCCATTTGTTGTGCCAGTTGATGGGTATCCCAGCGCTTTCCCGGAATATCGAGCGTGACAATGCGATGTCCTTTCGGAACCGCAGCGAGCATCGCTTCCCCTTCTTTATCCAGTATTCTGGGGATGTCTGCGTTTTTACCCCGTTTTCCTGCGGGAATTTCAACAAGCTCTAAAGGCATATCATGCGGGAAGCGACGTTGGTATTCGTTGAATCCCTGTTCAACCCATTGGGGCATTTTTGTACCCACAGCAACTAGCTGAATCTTCACACTTTAGCTCCAGAGTTTTTCAAGCTGATAGAGCGATCGTTGTTCTTCCTGCATGACGTGTAACATCGAGGTTCCCATATCCAGAACGACCCATTCTCCTTCTGAGTCACCTTCGATACCGAGGGGAGACATCCCTAATTTTTTGGCTTCGCTGGCGACATGATTGGCAATCGATGATACATGGCGTTTGGATGTGCCGGTGCAGATGACCATATAGTCCGTGATGCTGGATATCCCGGCTACATGAAGTGCGGTAATATTTTCTGCCTTCATATCATCTGCTTTATCCACTAAAAAATTTTTCAGGTCTTCGTGTTGCAATGAAATTTCCTCTGACTTGGTCTCTACTTTCAATTGATTTATTTTAAAACGATCCGATTTTAATCCGCGGATCGCTGTAAATCTCGTTAAAGTATATCATGCTTTTAGGTCGAAAAAGCGGGCGTCAAATTGGCTTGGGTAAATTGCAAACTAAACGCTTGCAATAAGGGCCATGGGTCAATGTCGTAGCGTGTTTTTACCGCCAGTTCAATGTGGCTCAGGGCTTGGATTAGCATATATAGTTTCTCTGCACTGAGTCGGTTTAATGCATTCACATAAAGAGAGCGCTTATTTTTCCAGATCCGGTGTTTATCCATCAGTGTATGCAGCGATGCCTCTTGCTGTTGTGCATGAAGCGTGGTGAGTAACCGTAGCTCTTTCTGGATTGAGCGTAACAGTAGTACGGGTTCAGTGCCCTCGGCTTCCAGCTGGCGCAAAATGCGCTGACAACGGTTGGCTTTTCCGTCCAGCAAAGCATCTGTCCAGTTGTAGACGGTAAAATGATTATGTCGCGATAGTGATGCTTCGACTCGGATCAACGTCAGCTGACCGTCAGGATAGAGCAGCGCTAGTTTTTCCAGACTCTGAGCCAGGGCGAGCAGGTTTCCCTCATGCCATTGTGCCAGCATCTGTAGGGCTTCAGGGTCGGGAACGAGCTTTAGTTTCCGGCAACGCTGCATGACAAATTGCGCCAGACGATTGAGATCCGGTGTGAGGCAATTGACCAGACAGCCTTGTGTGGCTAACGCTTTAAACCATTTGGTATTTTCCTGCGCTTTGGTGAGTTTATTGCCGATGACGACTAAGATCGTATCCGGATGTAACATGTCTCCCAACGCGAGGAGCTGTGCGGTTAACTGGGCATTCAGATTACCGTCCGGGAGCGTTAATTCGACCAATTGTTGGCTCGAAAACAAGCTGAACGCCTGAAAATGGTCGAAGACTTGCTGCCAATCCAGTGTACTGTCCGCCTGATAGCGGTAGATTTCAGCAAAACCTCGCGCTTTGGCTTGTTGGGCAATGGTGAGCCGGGACTCTTGCAATAATAACGGTTCATTTCCGAACAGGAGATAAACCGGCATTAATTGATGTTGCAGGTGTTCCGGCAATTTTTCCGCAAATATACGCATCAAAATCTCAGTCAGACTCTATTGGCTTGTCGTGTGCTGATCCGTTGAAACCTCAATGGTTGATACATGACTCTTGTCACCTCCTTGATCTGACATTTTGCGCTGCCGTGAGGAACGTTCTGATAAAGTCAGGTCTGGTTTTAAACGGGCCATGAGGCGAATAATTTGAGATGAAGCAAGCTGACGCATCTCATCGATGAGCATGTTACTTTCCATTGATTTGGCCAGCGCTGTCAACGGGTTGTCCAGATAGCTGCGGGTAACCGTTGTGGTGAATGTTTTGGTCCCTACGTCGGGCACGGTGACCCGGAATGTCGCATTGAGAGTCAGTTCTTTTTCCGCCGCGATCGTATTCTGATAAATAGACAGTGTTCTTGATGAAATCGTTTCGCTGACTAAATGTAAATTAGGAATATTTTCTGCCGGTTCAACGATCTCAATCTCATTCAGCCTGAGCCGGTTTTTGACCATTCGGGTAAATTGACTGTATTGGTCATAACTGGTCACAGATAGCTTATCTAAAGCTTCGGGAACATCATAATCTCCCCGTAAATGAAAACCACAGGCAGTCAACGATATCGTCAATAGTGTCAGGAAAACATGTCGTAGTAATGAGGGATGAAGTGAACGCATTCGAGTCCTATTTTAATCAATTGTACAGTGGTCATTCCAAACGATCATTTGGTTGTTGAACAACCCATCGATGAAATAAAATCCTCTGTCCGTCAATCACGAGAGTCAGTAAACATTATAAATACCTGTTTACTGACTCGTATTCAGTGATTTAGTTCATCACGATTAGTTTGCTACAATGCTCAGTAGTTTACCCGGAACATAGATCACTTTGCGGATCGTCAGGCCATCAATAAATTTCTGAACATTCTCGTCCTGAAGTCCCAAGCTTTCAACTTGTTCTTGAGAGGCATCAGCGGCAACGGTTAATTTACCACGTACCTTACCATTAACTTGCAGAACAATCAGTTTTTCATCTTCAACCAGCGCTTTTTCATCGTAGGTCGGCCAAGGGGCATGATCGAGATCCGTACCGCCCAGTGCTTGCCACATTTCAAAACAGATGTGCGGCGTGATCGGAGACAGCATCACCACAATGGCTTTGAGCGCTTCATCCAAAATGGCACGATCCTGAGGATTTTCCTGCGGCGCTTTACCCAATCGGTTCATCAGCTCCATAATTGCTGCAATCGCAGTATTGAATGTCTGACGACGTTCAATATCATCGGTGACTTTGGCGATGGTTTTATGCACTTCCCGACGGAGAGCTTTTTGCGCATTGTTCAGGGATTGGGGTTCCACAGCCACGGCAACACCTTGTGTTGTGTGTTCAAGAACCAGTTTCCAGACACGCTTCAGGAAGCGGTTTGCTCCTTCAACACCGGACTCCTGCCATTCCAGCGTCATATCCGCAGGGGAGGCGAACATCATAAACAACCGGACGGTGTCAGCACCGTATTTGTTAACCATTTCTTGCGGGTCGATACCGTTATTCTTCGACTTCGACATTTTGACCATGCCGGAATGCTCGACCTGACGTCCTTGCGCATCAATCGCGGCGGTAATCCGCCCTTTGCCGTCACGCTCAATTTTGACTTCTGTCGGAGAAACCCACTCTTTGCCGCCTTTTTCATTCTGATAGCTGAATGCATCAGCCAGAACCATACCTTGACATAACAATTTCTTGAATGGTTCATCAGAAGCAAGATAGCCGGCATCACGCAGCAGTTTGTGGAAGAAACGTGAATAGAGCAGGTGCATACAAGCGTGTTCAATCCCACCGACATACTGATCGACAGGCAGCCAATAGTTGGCTTGTTCTGCGTCTACGATTTGATCTGCTTGTGGCGAGCAGTAGCGAGCGTAATACCATGATGATTCCATAAAGGTATCAAATGTATCGGTTTCGCGCAGTGCCGGCTGGCCGTTATAAGTCGTTTCAGCCCATGTTTTATCCGCTTTAATCGGACTGGTCACGCCATCCATCACAACATCTTCCGGAAGCCGGACCGGGAGTTGATCCGCTGGAACCGGATGGACTTCACCATCTTGTGTTGTGACCATCGGAATGGGGGCGCCCCAGTAACGTTGGCGGGAGACACCCCAGTCACGTAGACGGAAGTTGACGGTCTTGTGTCCTTTCCCTTCTGCTTCAAGTTTGGCGGCAATGGCATTGAGTGCTTGCTCGAAGTCGAGACCATCAAACTCACCAGAGTTGAACAAAATGCCTTTTTCGGTATAAGCCGCTTCCGAAATATCAAGAGTGCTGCCATCCGCCGGTTGAATAACAGGCTGGATATCTAAACCATATTTGGTCGCAAATTCGAAGTCACGCTGATCGTGAGCCGGAACTGCCATCACAGCGCCAGTGCCGTAATCCATCAGAACGAAGTTGGCAATGTAGATCGGCACTTCACGCCCGTTCAGCGGATGAATGGCTTTCAGACCGGTGTCGATGCCTTTTTTCTCCATCGTTGCCAGTTCGGCTTCTGCGACTTTCGTATTCCGACATTCATCAATGAACTGCTCAATCGTTGGATTATTTTTTGCTGCGAGGGCAGCCAGCGGGTGACCTGCTGCGATACCGACATAAGTGACACCCATCAAGGTATCCGGGCGGGTTGTATAGACTTCCAATGCACCATAGTTTGGCACGTCGAACTGCAACTCAACCCCTTCTGAGCGGCCAATCCAGTTACGCTGCATGGTTTTGACCATTTCCGGCCAGCCGTCCAGCGTGTCCAGATCGTCAAGCAATTCCTGAGCGTAAGCGGTAATTTTGATAAACCATTGTGGGATTTCTTTCTGTTCGACAGGAGTATCACAACGCCAGCAACAGCCATTCTCAACCTGCTCATTGGCCAGAACAGTCTGATCGGTCGGGCACCAGTTGACAGAAGAGGTTTTTTTATAAACGAGGCCTTTTTCATAGAGCTTGGTAAAGAATTCTTGCTCCCAGCGATAGTATTCAGGCCGACAGGTCGCAAATTCCCGGTTCCAGTCATAACCGAATCCCAGTAGCTTCAACTGGTTCTTCATGTATTCGATATTTTCATAGGTCCATGGTGCCGGTGCCGTTTTATTCTTGACCGCTGCATTTTCAGCCGGAAGACCAAAGGCATCCCATCCGATGGGCTGCATGACATTTTTACCTTGTAGGCGTTGAAAGCGGGAAATCACATCACCGATTGTGTAATTACGGACGTGTCCCATGTGTAGTCGGCCACTTGGGTACGGAAACATAGATAAACAGTAAAATTTTTCTTTGGTAGAATCTTCTGTAACAGTGAATGTTTTGCTGTTTTCCCAATACGCTTGAACTTTGGGCTCAATTTCTTGTGGATTATATTGTTCTTGCATCGATGATGTCCGATTATCTTGGATTTGTGAGTTCAGTTAGAACAGGTACGAATAGATCGACATAGAATACCTAAAGCGAGAGTACACAACAATAGTCAATCTAGTTTGGAAGAGGTTTGTCATGTCAAAACATAAATCGGGATATGAAACTCTGTTACAAGAGGTGATTGAAACCGTAAAACACAGTCCAGAAGGACTTCAGAATGCAATCGAAACTTCTGAGAAAGTCGTTCAGGCCGCGTCGGATATGACCAAAGATGAATTGGCATTGATCTCCGCCTATATGAAAGCCGATTTGCATGAGTTTGCGGAACATTACGAGGAAAGCAAGAGCGGCCCTTTTTCAGTGATGATTTCTAATTCAATCTGGGAGGCGCTCGCGTCGATTACCGACAGAACGGTGGTCGAATGGACCGAACTGCATCATGAGCTCGAACATCAGGGAACCTACCAAGCCGGAGATGTGATTGGCCTTGGAGTGCTGGTTTGTGATCGATGTGGTCATAAAATGGAATATAACCACCCGACAGAAGTGATCCCTTGTATGTCCTGCGGTCATCAGCAGTTCAGCCGAGTGTCGGTTCGTCCTAAAGCATCATAAATACTTGAGTTACTTTCTTCACTGTAATTTGTCATCATTCGCGTGTGCGGGTGGTGACAAACCCGAAGCACAGACTGAACGCTATCCAGATATAAAGTGGCCATGAACCCAGCATGCGATAAGGGGTTTCTCCCTGTGTCGGCGTCAGCGTTACTTTGAGAACACCGGCTTCAAATTGTGGCAGTTGCTCGGTGATCTTACCCCGATAGTCCGTCACAGCCGTGACCCCATTATTGGTTGAACGAATCAGGGGAATGCCCAGTTCCAGTGCCCGCATTCTTGCGATTTCCATATGTTGGAGCGGTCCGATCGAGCGTCCGAACCAAGCATCGTTTGACAAGGTCAGCAGGAAGTCTGTTTGATCCGTAACATTTTCCCGAATTTGTTCGTTAAAGACGATTTCATAGCAAAGTGCGGCAACGAAAAAGCGACCGTTTGCCTCAATATTCGGCTGAATATAAGGACCCGGAGAAAATGATGACATTGGGAGGTTGAACAGTGGTGCCAGTGGGCGTAGCCATTGTTCAAACGGAACAAATTCACCAAATGGCAGGAGATGGTGTTTCTTATATTGGGGGCGGTCTGCGCTGGGGTACGCTGGTGTCCCCTGCCCGAGGGCGAGAATGCTGTTGTAGAAGGTTTGGCTATCTGGACGGGTTAATATACCGGTGAGCAGCGCGGAATGATTTTGTCGGGCAAGTTCATCAAGCGAACTGAGATATTCCGGTAGTTCGTGTTCAAAAGCAGGAATCGCGGCTTCCGGCCAAATGATAATATCTGCATCCCAGTTTTGTTGTGTGTAATCTGCATATTTCATCAGTGTTGGCCAGCGCTGACTGGGACGCCATTTCAGCGCTTGGTCGATATTACCTTGAACAAGGGCTATTGTTGTCTGACGCTCTGGTTGCGGGGCAACCCAGTGAACAGCATGCAAGCCAGCTGCGATGCCGTAAACACTCAATGGAGCAAGCAATATAAGCCATCGCCGCTTCAAGGTAAAATATGTCATTGCGGCAGAAATCAAGGCAACTGCCAGTGTGATCAGTTCGACGCCACCAACCGGGGCATAATTAGCCAGCGGCGTATCGATTTGGCTATACCCAAGCCAAAGCCATGGGAATCCGGTAAATACCCAGCCCCGTAGCCATTCGCTCACGAGCCAAAGGGCAGGGATTACCAGCAAATAGCGGATAGCGGACTCTCGAGGAAAGAGTCGGTTCAGGATGTAACCAAACAAAGCCGGATAAAGTGCCAGATAAGCGGAGAGTAACCCCATCAGTAGAATACTGACCACTTTGGGTACTCCGCCAAACGTATCAATACTGACGTGAATCCAGTAAACGCCGTGACCGAAAAAACCGAGCCCCCAACATAATCCCAATAGGAACGCTTGTTTGGCTGAGCGCTGAGATAGCAGGAGAAATAAAAAATACAGGGAGAAGCACGCCAGCGGCCACAGGGAATAGGGCGCAAAAGCAAATGAGCCGATGGCACCAGAAAAAACGGCCATGAGTGGCCGTATAAAACGAGAATAGTTTGAATGAGACATCAGCTTATTATTGTTTTGCTCGATAGAGGGTGATTACTGATTATATTACTATTCCTGAAACTCTTCTGAAACGGTTTCAATGTCAGGAATTGTGACTTGGAGCTGGACAACGCGCCGATTATCCGCACTGGTTACTTTGAACTGATAGTCAGCCAGTTGTACGACTTCGCCCCGTTCAGGCAGATGGCCGAATGCTGTCATCACTAGTCCGCCAACGGTATCCACTTCTTCATCACTGAAGTTGGCACCGAAGGTCTGATTAAAGTCTTCAATCGTTGTGAGTGCGTTGATGGAGAACGTATGCTTGCTAAGCTTACGGATATCTTGTTGTTCTTCATCATCGGTCTCATCTTCGATATCGCCGACAATTTCTTCTAGGATATCTTCGATCGTCACCAGTCCTGATACGCCACCGAATTCATCGACCACAATGGCCATGTGGTAACGCTCTTCCCGGAACTCTTTCAGCAACCGGTCAACGCGTTTACTTTCAGG
Protein-coding sequences here:
- the mrdA gene encoding penicillin-binding protein 2, which produces MLRKRSQIRDYKSEDSLFRNRAIISFLAIIILVGVLIANLYTLQVVQFQDYRTRSNDNRIKIVPIAPNRGLIYDRNGVLLAENRPIFDLEITPEQVDDMNETIQQLRQILDISPEQVDSFRKELRQTRRFNSVPILTQLTPEEVAKFSVNQYKYPGVAVTARLKRYYPFGKMLTHVIGYVSRINDRDIERLKREAKEANYQATRDIGKLGIERYYEDILHGMPGYQEVEVNSRGRVIRTLKYVPPVPGKDLVLNIDINLQRYVYHLLDGKRGSAVVLDPKDNGVLAMVSSPSYDPNAFVHGITGKDYRALLEDKDHPLVNRATLGIYPPASTVKPLIAVSALQEGVITPTTTRNDPGYWRIPNSKTKPFRDWLRWGHGKVNITKALEESVDTFFYQVAYDMGIDRLSRWMKMFGYGEYTGIDIFEESKANMPTREWKMARHRTPWYQGDTIPVGIGQGYWTATPMQIAKAISVLVHHGKVLAPHFLRATIENGESFDKQKLAEVETYPPITGVPEKYWDIAINGMYLVNHGPRGTARHAFKNLKYKSAGKSGTAQVFGLAEGEEYNADELAEHLRDHALFTGFAPVDNPKAIVTIVLENAGGGSSHGAPVVRKIFDHIILDEDQQEKKD
- the rlmH gene encoding 23S rRNA (pseudouridine(1915)-N(3))-methyltransferase RlmH — encoded protein: MKIQLVAVGTKMPQWVEQGFNEYQRRFPHDMPLELVEIPAGKRGKNADIPRILDKEGEAMLAAVPKGHRIVTLDIPGKRWDTHQLAQQMESWKLDGRHVSILIGGPEGLAPACKQAAEQSWSLSPLTLPHPLVRIVMAESLYRAWSVTTNHPYHRE
- the rsfS gene encoding ribosome silencing factor gives rise to the protein MQHEDLKNFLVDKADDMKAENITALHVAGISSITDYMVICTGTSKRHVSSIANHVASEAKKLGMSPLGIEGDSEGEWVVLDMGTSMLHVMQEEQRSLYQLEKLWS
- the holA gene encoding DNA polymerase III subunit delta, translating into MRIFAEKLPEHLQHQLMPVYLLFGNEPLLLQESRLTIAQQAKARGFAEIYRYQADSTLDWQQVFDHFQAFSLFSSQQLVELTLPDGNLNAQLTAQLLALGDMLHPDTILVVIGNKLTKAQENTKWFKALATQGCLVNCLTPDLNRLAQFVMQRCRKLKLVPDPEALQMLAQWHEGNLLALAQSLEKLALLYPDGQLTLIRVEASLSRHNHFTVYNWTDALLDGKANRCQRILRQLEAEGTEPVLLLRSIQKELRLLTTLHAQQQEASLHTLMDKHRIWKNKRSLYVNALNRLSAEKLYMLIQALSHIELAVKTRYDIDPWPLLQAFSLQFTQANLTPAFST
- a CDS encoding LPS-assembly lipoprotein LptE, producing the protein MRSLHPSLLRHVFLTLLTISLTACGFHLRGDYDVPEALDKLSVTSYDQYSQFTRMVKNRLRLNEIEIVEPAENIPNLHLVSETISSRTLSIYQNTIAAEKELTLNATFRVTVPDVGTKTFTTTVTRSYLDNPLTALAKSMESNMLIDEMRQLASSQIIRLMARLKPDLTLSERSSRQRKMSDQGGDKSHVSTIEVSTDQHTTSQ
- the leuS gene encoding leucine--tRNA ligase gives rise to the protein MQEQYNPQEIEPKVQAYWENSKTFTVTEDSTKEKFYCLSMFPYPSGRLHMGHVRNYTIGDVISRFQRLQGKNVMQPIGWDAFGLPAENAAVKNKTAPAPWTYENIEYMKNQLKLLGFGYDWNREFATCRPEYYRWEQEFFTKLYEKGLVYKKTSSVNWCPTDQTVLANEQVENGCCWRCDTPVEQKEIPQWFIKITAYAQELLDDLDTLDGWPEMVKTMQRNWIGRSEGVELQFDVPNYGALEVYTTRPDTLMGVTYVGIAAGHPLAALAAKNNPTIEQFIDECRNTKVAEAELATMEKKGIDTGLKAIHPLNGREVPIYIANFVLMDYGTGAVMAVPAHDQRDFEFATKYGLDIQPVIQPADGSTLDISEAAYTEKGILFNSGEFDGLDFEQALNAIAAKLEAEGKGHKTVNFRLRDWGVSRQRYWGAPIPMVTTQDGEVHPVPADQLPVRLPEDVVMDGVTSPIKADKTWAETTYNGQPALRETDTFDTFMESSWYYARYCSPQADQIVDAEQANYWLPVDQYVGGIEHACMHLLYSRFFHKLLRDAGYLASDEPFKKLLCQGMVLADAFSYQNEKGGKEWVSPTEVKIERDGKGRITAAIDAQGRQVEHSGMVKMSKSKNNGIDPQEMVNKYGADTVRLFMMFASPADMTLEWQESGVEGANRFLKRVWKLVLEHTTQGVAVAVEPQSLNNAQKALRREVHKTIAKVTDDIERRQTFNTAIAAIMELMNRLGKAPQENPQDRAILDEALKAIVVMLSPITPHICFEMWQALGGTDLDHAPWPTYDEKALVEDEKLIVLQVNGKVRGKLTVAADASQEQVESLGLQDENVQKFIDGLTIRKVIYVPGKLLSIVAN
- a CDS encoding zinc ribbon-containing protein — its product is MSKHKSGYETLLQEVIETVKHSPEGLQNAIETSEKVVQAASDMTKDELALISAYMKADLHEFAEHYEESKSGPFSVMISNSIWEALASITDRTVVEWTELHHELEHQGTYQAGDVIGLGVLVCDRCGHKMEYNHPTEVIPCMSCGHQQFSRVSVRPKAS
- the lnt gene encoding apolipoprotein N-acyltransferase produces the protein MSHSNYSRFIRPLMAVFSGAIGSFAFAPYSLWPLACFSLYFLFLLLSQRSAKQAFLLGLCWGLGFFGHGVYWIHVSIDTFGGVPKVVSILLMGLLSAYLALYPALFGYILNRLFPRESAIRYLLVIPALWLVSEWLRGWVFTGFPWLWLGYSQIDTPLANYAPVGGVELITLAVALISAAMTYFTLKRRWLILLAPLSVYGIAAGLHAVHWVAPQPERQTTIALVQGNIDQALKWRPSQRWPTLMKYADYTQQNWDADIIIWPEAAIPAFEHELPEYLSSLDELARQNHSALLTGILTRPDSQTFYNSILALGQGTPAYPSADRPQYKKHHLLPFGEFVPFEQWLRPLAPLFNLPMSSFSPGPYIQPNIEANGRFFVAALCYEIVFNEQIRENVTDQTDFLLTLSNDAWFGRSIGPLQHMEIARMRALELGIPLIRSTNNGVTAVTDYRGKITEQLPQFEAGVLKVTLTPTQGETPYRMLGSWPLYIWIAFSLCFGFVTTRTRE
- the corC gene encoding CNNM family magnesium/cobalt transport protein CorC (CorC(YbeX) belongs to the Cyclin M Mg2+ Exporter (CNNM) family, and was characterized as belonging to a set of three proteins, at least one of which must be present for CorA to function.) → MNEDNSQNSEGPSRKSFFGRLGQLFQGDPKDRQELVEVIRDSEVNDLIDHDTKAMLEGVIQISEMRVRDIMIPRSQMVTIDRDASLDKLITLITDAQHSRYPIISEDKDHVDGILLAKDLLKYLGSTCTPFHIDEVIRPAVIVPESKRVDRLLKEFREERYHMAIVVDEFGGVSGLVTIEDILEEIVGDIEDETDDEEQQDIRKLSKHTFSINALTTIEDFNQTFGANFSDEEVDTVGGLVMTAFGHLPERGEVVQLADYQFKVTSADNRRVVQLQVTIPDIETVSEEFQE